TCATTGATCCGCGTCGGCTAGCGGATCGCGGCGTCACCCTGCAAGGGGCAATCAGCGCCGATCGTTTGCCCCGTCTTCTGGCTGCAGTCAATGCGGTTGCTGATGAGGTCAACGTTGTGTTGAACTTTGCACGTGATGAACAGGGGCTGGCCACTTTGCACGGGCATTATCAGGCACAAGTGGAAATGACCTGTCAGCGGTGCCTGGAGGGTGTAACCCTGCCACTGGATAGCCGCTGCGAGGTCGGGTTTGTGGTCAGTGACGAGGCAGCCAGACAACTGCCACGTCATTATGAACCGGTCATTGTGGATGATGAAAAGCTCAATCTTCTGTCGCTGATTGAAGAAGAGCTGCTGCTGGCATTGCCGGCAGTACCCATGCATCCTTTGGAAAAATGTCAGCACCCTGACGGCTTTACGCCGGATGAGGGCCCTGAAGAGGAGGAGGCCGAGCGCCCCAACCCCTTCAGTGTGCTGGCCAAGTTGAAACGCGATACCTAAAGCTCAGGAGCTTAAACGTCATGGCTGTACAGCAGAACAAAAAGTCCCGTTCCGCACGTGGCATGCGTCGTTCGCACGATGCATTGACCTCACCGGCCCTGTCGGTGGATAACTCTACCGGTGAAACCCACCTGCGTCACCACGTGTCTCCGGACGGTTTTTATCGTGGTCGCCAGGTCGTCAACAAGGACAACGACGAATAAGTCTTGTCCCCGTCAGTCCGACTCGCGATTGATGTAATGGGTGGGGACTTCGGTCCCCGCTGCATTGTCCCCGCTATTGCCCGCAGTTTGTCGCGCCTGCCTCAACTCGACGTTATTCTGGTTGGTGCCGAGCCTGCTTTGCAGTCCGCCCTGGCTGCTTGCCCGCTACCCGCTGAACGGGTCAGCTTCCGTTATACCTCTGAAGTCATTCTCGCTGATGATCCGCCTGCCAGTGTTCTGCGCCGCAAGACCGATGCGTCTATGCGCGTTGCGCTTGAACTGGTGCGTGATGGTCAGGCTGCCGGCTGCCTCAGCGCGGGTAATACCGGCGCGCTGATGGTGCTGTCGCGCTCGATTCTCGGTACCTTGCCCGGTGTTGACCGGCCAGCCTTCATGGCTGCTCTGCCCGTGGCCGGCAAGGCCTGTTATTTGTTGGATCTGGGGGCGAATGTCGATTGTACTGCGGATCAGCTGTTTACTTTTGCCATCATGGGGTCGGTTGCGGTCAGCGAGTTGGCGGGAATGCCGGCGCCGCGCGTCGGTCTGCTGAATATTGGTACCGAGTTGCACAAGGGTAGTCAGCGTGTCCGTGAAGTAGCCGAACGGCTGCACAATTGCCCGCAACTGAACTACGTTGGCTCGGTAGAAGGCGATGGTCTGTTTCGCGACCAGGCGGATGTGGTGGTATGTGATGGCTTTGTCGGCAATGTGGTGCTCAAGGCCAGCGAAGGCCTGGCGGACTACCTGCAGGAAGAGATGCGTCGGTCCCTGGATCAGCAGCCGTTGATGCGGTGGTTGGCCCCCTTGTTGCGGCGAGTAATCGCGCCGGTACGTGAACGCCACGACCCGGCCTTGCACAACGGCGCCAGCCTGCTGGGCTTGCGTGGA
This sequence is a window from Halopseudomonas salegens. Protein-coding genes within it:
- the rpmF gene encoding 50S ribosomal protein L32; amino-acid sequence: MAVQQNKKSRSARGMRRSHDALTSPALSVDNSTGETHLRHHVSPDGFYRGRQVVNKDNDE
- a CDS encoding YceD family protein produces the protein MSGPIPEFIDPRRLADRGVTLQGAISADRLPRLLAAVNAVADEVNVVLNFARDEQGLATLHGHYQAQVEMTCQRCLEGVTLPLDSRCEVGFVVSDEAARQLPRHYEPVIVDDEKLNLLSLIEEELLLALPAVPMHPLEKCQHPDGFTPDEGPEEEEAERPNPFSVLAKLKRDT
- the plsX gene encoding phosphate acyltransferase PlsX, which gives rise to MSPSVRLAIDVMGGDFGPRCIVPAIARSLSRLPQLDVILVGAEPALQSALAACPLPAERVSFRYTSEVILADDPPASVLRRKTDASMRVALELVRDGQAAGCLSAGNTGALMVLSRSILGTLPGVDRPAFMAALPVAGKACYLLDLGANVDCTADQLFTFAIMGSVAVSELAGMPAPRVGLLNIGTELHKGSQRVREVAERLHNCPQLNYVGSVEGDGLFRDQADVVVCDGFVGNVVLKASEGLADYLQEEMRRSLDQQPLMRWLAPLLRRVIAPVRERHDPALHNGASLLGLRGVVVKSHGAATERAFAAAIERACLISQAGLPQRIAERLAGSGL